One part of the Maridesulfovibrio bastinii DSM 16055 genome encodes these proteins:
- the pstC gene encoding phosphate ABC transporter permease subunit PstC, translated as MNLSRRSIERLIHSAFMVTAFTSILILFLIMLFLFIEGLPIFHYVSVKDFIFGLEWYPTDDPAAFGIWPLIVGSGAVTLLSSIIAIPLGVMTAIYLAEIAPDKIRNIVKPAVEMLAALPSVVIGFFGMVVVAPFLQNFFGIAVGLNLFNASIMLAFMAVPTITSLSEDALYSVPVELKEASLALGATHWQSIYKVMVPASLSGISTGVILGMARSIGETMVVLMVAGGAGLLPTSIFDPVRPMPASIAAEMGEAPFHSEHYYALFAIGMVLFLFTMAFNLVADYVAHKYKQVGSATL; from the coding sequence ATGAATCTGAGCCGCAGATCCATAGAAAGGCTTATTCATTCAGCATTTATGGTAACAGCATTCACTTCGATTCTGATACTATTTCTGATCATGCTCTTTTTGTTTATAGAAGGTCTTCCCATCTTCCATTACGTTTCTGTTAAGGACTTTATTTTCGGTCTGGAATGGTACCCGACCGATGATCCCGCTGCATTCGGAATCTGGCCGCTTATCGTCGGTTCCGGTGCTGTAACTCTGCTTTCATCAATTATAGCCATCCCTCTCGGGGTTATGACAGCTATATATCTTGCTGAAATTGCACCTGATAAAATCCGTAACATTGTCAAGCCGGCCGTTGAGATGCTGGCTGCGTTGCCCTCGGTTGTTATCGGTTTCTTCGGGATGGTCGTTGTTGCGCCTTTTCTGCAGAATTTCTTCGGTATTGCCGTAGGACTCAACCTGTTCAACGCTTCCATCATGCTGGCATTTATGGCTGTGCCTACCATTACAAGTCTCTCGGAAGATGCTCTCTATTCCGTTCCCGTAGAACTGAAGGAAGCTTCTCTTGCTCTTGGCGCAACCCACTGGCAGAGCATATATAAAGTTATGGTCCCGGCATCACTCTCAGGTATTTCCACCGGGGTTATTCTTGGAATGGCCCGCTCTATCGGGGAAACCATGGTAGTTCTGATGGTTGCCGGTGGAGCAGGACTCCTGCCCACATCTATTTTTGATCCAGTAAGACCTATGCCTGCATCCATTGCTGCTGAAATGGGTGAAGCTCCATTTCACAGCGAGCATTATTACGCTTTGTTTGCCATCGGTATGGTTCTGTTTCTTTTTACCATGGCCTTCAATCTTGTGGCTGACTATGTGGCCCACAAGTACAAACAGGTCGGTTCGGCTACTCTCTAA